A stretch of the Taeniopygia guttata chromosome 3, bTaeGut7.mat, whole genome shotgun sequence genome encodes the following:
- the SIX2 gene encoding homeobox protein SIX2, whose product MSMLPTFGFTQEQVACVCEVLQQGGNIERLGRFLWSLPACEHLHKNESVLKAKAVVAFHRGNFRELYKILESHQFSAHNHPKLQQLWLKAHYIEAEKLRGRPLGAVGKYRVRRKFPLPRSIWDGEETSYCFKEKSRSVLREWYAHNPYPSPREKRELAEATGLTTTQVSNWFKNRRQRDRAAEAKERENNENSNSNSHNPLSASMNGNKTVLGSSEDEKTPSGTPDHTSSSPALLLSSNPGLQPLHGLGHPQGPSAIPVPSGDPMHHHSLQDSILNPMSSNLVDLGS is encoded by the exons ATGTCGATGCTCCCGACTTTTGGCTTCACCCAAGAGCAAGTGGCCTGCGTCTGCGAGGTGCTCCAGCAAGGCGGCAACATCGAGCGGCTGGGGCGGTTCCTCtggtccctccctgcctgcgAGCACCTCCACAAGAACGAGAGCGTCCTGAAGGCCAAGGCGGTGGTGGCCTTCCACCGGGGCAACTTCCGCGAGCTCTACAAGATCCTGGAGAGCCACCAGTTCTCGGCGCACAACCACCccaagctgcagcagctctggctgaaggCGCACTACATCGAGGCGGAGAAGCTGCGGGGGCGACCCCTAGGGGCGGTGGGCAAGTACCGGGTGCGCCGCAAGTTCCCGCTGCCCCGCTCCATCTGGGACGGCGAGGAGACCAGCTACTGCTTCAAGGAGAAGAGCCGCAGCGTCCTCCGAGAGTGGTACGCCCACAACCCCTACCCGTCCCCCCGCGAGAAGCGGGAGCTGGCCGAGGCCACCGGCCTCACCACCACCCAGGTCAGCAACTGGTTCAAGAACCGCCGGCAGCGGGACCGCGCCGCCGAGGCCAAGGAAAG GGAAAACAACGAGAATTCCAACTCCAACAGCCACAACCCGCTCTCGGCGTCTATGAACGGGAATAAGACAGTTTTGGGGAGCTCAGAGGACGAGAAGACGCCGTCAGGGACCCCGGATCAcacctcctccagccctgcgctgctgctcagctccaaccccgggctgcagcccctgcacgGCCTGGGCCACCCCCAGGGCCCCAGCGCCATCCCCGTGCCCAGCGGCGACCCCATGCACCACCACAGCTTGCAGGACTCCATTCTCAACCCCATGTCATCTAACTTGGTCGATCTGGGCTCTTAA